A part of Bacillota bacterium genomic DNA contains:
- a CDS encoding ribulokinase, with protein MRVRYTIGIDFGTQSGRALLVEVETGRELASAVYEYANGVIDEVLPQGNIRLGPDWALQDPRDYLEVLKRTVPAVIKEAGVRPADVIGIGIDFTACTILPVDQAGVPLCMKPAYRDNPHAWVKLWKHHAAQGQANRLNQLARDRNEEFLARYGGTVSSEWFFPKVLQIIEEAPEVYEAADRILEAADWIVLQLTGVEARNACTAGYKALWSRQEGYPSREFLAALHPKLENIVQEKMSEDIYPAGSKAGYLTPEWAELMGLTTNTAVAVGGVDAHVSVPAATVTEPGKMVMVMGTSICHMVLGTEERFIEGMCGVVEDGILPGYFGYELGQAAVGDIFEWFVNNCVPARYEAEAQERGINIHQFLTEKAAELAVGQSGLLALDWWNGNRSILVDADLSGMIIGMTLNTKPEEIYRALIEATAFGTRRIIQACEEAGVAIQELYACGGLPHRNPLLMQIYADVTGRTIKVARTTQAGALGAAMFAAVAAGSEAGGYDDIVEAAKKMAQLKDEVFIPDPKRHRVYTQLYGEYEQLHDYFGRGQNDVMKRLRVLRR; from the coding sequence ATCCGTGTGAGATACACTATCGGCATAGATTTCGGGACGCAATCGGGACGCGCGCTTTTGGTGGAGGTGGAGACTGGCCGGGAATTGGCTTCGGCGGTCTATGAATATGCCAATGGGGTCATTGATGAAGTGCTGCCCCAGGGGAACATCCGGTTGGGTCCCGACTGGGCCCTGCAGGATCCCCGGGATTATCTGGAGGTGCTAAAGCGGACGGTGCCCGCGGTGATCAAAGAGGCTGGGGTGCGGCCTGCGGATGTGATTGGCATCGGTATCGACTTTACCGCCTGCACCATCTTGCCCGTGGATCAGGCGGGGGTACCTTTGTGTATGAAACCCGCCTATAGGGACAACCCCCATGCCTGGGTGAAACTGTGGAAACATCATGCGGCCCAAGGGCAGGCTAACAGATTGAATCAATTGGCCCGGGACCGTAACGAGGAGTTTCTTGCCCGCTATGGCGGCACCGTCTCCTCCGAGTGGTTCTTTCCCAAGGTCTTGCAGATTATCGAAGAGGCGCCGGAGGTTTATGAAGCCGCGGACCGGATCCTGGAGGCCGCCGATTGGATCGTGTTGCAGTTGACCGGCGTGGAGGCCCGCAATGCCTGTACCGCTGGATACAAGGCCCTGTGGTCCCGACAGGAGGGGTATCCTTCCCGGGAGTTCTTGGCGGCCTTGCATCCTAAACTGGAGAACATCGTCCAGGAGAAGATGTCCGAGGACATCTATCCTGCGGGTAGCAAGGCCGGTTACCTTACCCCTGAGTGGGCGGAACTTATGGGATTAACCACCAACACGGCGGTGGCAGTGGGCGGTGTAGACGCCCATGTGTCGGTGCCTGCTGCCACAGTGACCGAGCCGGGGAAGATGGTGATGGTGATGGGAACTTCCATCTGCCACATGGTTCTGGGCACCGAGGAACGGTTCATCGAGGGTATGTGCGGGGTGGTGGAGGACGGGATCCTTCCTGGTTACTTTGGCTATGAGTTGGGTCAGGCTGCGGTGGGGGACATCTTCGAGTGGTTTGTAAATAACTGTGTACCGGCCAGATATGAAGCGGAGGCCCAGGAGCGGGGGATCAACATTCACCAGTTCCTTACGGAGAAGGCGGCGGAGCTTGCGGTGGGGCAAAGTGGGCTTTTGGCCCTAGATTGGTGGAATGGGAACCGCTCGATCCTGGTGGATGCGGACCTGTCAGGTATGATTATCGGGATGACTTTGAATACTAAGCCCGAAGAGATCTATCGTGCCCTGATCGAGGCTACGGCCTTCGGGACCCGGCGGATTATTCAGGCCTGTGAGGAGGCGGGGGTGGCCATTCAGGAGCTTTATGCCTGTGGGGGTTTGCCCCACCGAAATCCGTTGCTTATGCAGATCTACGCCGACGTCACCGGTCGGACCATCAAGGTGGCCCGAACCACCCAGGCGGGCGCGTTGGGGGCCGCCATGTTTGCCGCGGTGGCCGCGGGAAGCGAGGCCGGGGGCTATGATGATATCGTGGAAGCGGCAAAGAAGATGGCTCAGCTGAAGGAT